Proteins from one Mycolicibacter virginiensis genomic window:
- a CDS encoding ESX secretion-associated protein EspG, whose amino-acid sequence MLTTTLDGLWVLQAVTGIETLCPELGLRPLLPRLDTAERALRHPIAEELTAIGVLDDQGEVDPMVREWLTVIMRRDIALMLNLHFPGRPTGDPQHMTRISISRFASWWVVLERHDQEVRLYPAGSATDQAAAGDLLVGQIERLCGVTEAAKLRPVTLDTKELLERVRDQDSLRRYLAAQRLEIDQQQIVALAADPEVSGQANIVAIQPGAGPEELARMAIADTAVLISDTPSGRVCVENIDNGGRRYQIVSPGTRADVANAILRLIARLPAGADWHSHRRVV is encoded by the coding sequence AACTGGGACTGCGTCCCCTGCTGCCCCGCCTGGACACCGCCGAGCGGGCACTGCGGCACCCGATCGCCGAGGAACTCACCGCGATCGGCGTGCTCGATGACCAGGGCGAAGTGGACCCGATGGTCCGGGAATGGCTGACGGTGATCATGCGGCGCGACATCGCGCTGATGCTGAACCTGCATTTCCCCGGGCGTCCCACCGGCGATCCGCAACACATGACCCGCATCTCGATCAGCCGGTTCGCCTCCTGGTGGGTGGTGCTCGAACGCCATGACCAAGAGGTGCGGCTCTATCCCGCCGGCAGCGCCACCGACCAGGCGGCCGCGGGCGATCTGCTGGTCGGCCAGATCGAGCGGTTGTGCGGCGTCACCGAGGCCGCCAAGCTGCGGCCGGTCACCCTGGACACCAAGGAGCTGCTCGAGCGGGTCCGCGACCAGGACAGTCTGCGTCGATACCTGGCCGCACAACGGCTCGAGATCGACCAGCAGCAGATCGTGGCGCTGGCCGCCGACCCGGAGGTGTCCGGGCAGGCCAACATCGTCGCGATCCAGCCGGGTGCCGGTCCCGAGGAACTGGCGCGGATGGCTATCGCGGACACGGCGGTGCTGATCTCGGACACCCCGTCGGGCCGCGTCTGCGTGGAGAACATCGACAACGGCGGCCGTCGCTACCAGATCGTCTCCCCCGGGACGCGTGCCGACGTCGCCAACGCCATCCTGCGGCTCATCGCTCGACTCCCAGCCGGTGCCGACTGGCATTCACATCGGCGCGTTGTATGA